ATCATTTAAATAAAGAGAAACATCTTTTCCAGTAGCCCCTTGGTGTCCATAACCAGGGATCAAGAAAAAAATATCTTTGTACCTATTTCTAATCTCTTTGGCTTCTTCTACGTGTGTTCCTCCAACTACGGCTCCTATAGGGCTATAGCCACAACTTCCTTTATATTTTGAAGCTAATTCTTGTAGTCGATCACCCACAACATAGTACAGGTATTCATCTTTTTGAGAAACTTTCAAGTACTGAATATCTTTTGCTCCAGGGTTAGATGTTCTAAGAAGAACAAAAACTCCCTTTTCTCCACTTTCAATATATTTTAAATAAGGTGTCAACGTATCAAAACCAAGATAAGGATTGAGAGTGATAAAATCTACCTCAAACTCTCCTTCAAAATGAGCTTTAGCATACATTTCAGCAGTAGAAGAAATATCTCCACGCTTAACATCACCTATAGTTATTACACCTAAACTTCTTAAATACTCTAAAGTTCTCTTATAACCTAGAAGTCCCTTCAAACCGTAACCTTCATAAAAGGCTATCTGTAATTTAAAAACTGGAACTAAATCAGCTGTCTTATCTATAATCTCTTTATTAAATTGGAAAAGAACCTCATCTAATTCTTGATACTCTTTTTTTATCCTATCAGGTATCAATCCCAGATGAGTATCTAATCCAACGCAAACGTTACCTTTTTTGTTAACCTCATTGACCAATCTATCTATTATCAAAACTCTTTTCCCCTCCTGTATTTAATTTCACCCTTTCTTATTGTTGCTAAGATATCTCCATATAACTCCATACCATCAAAAGGTGTGTTTTTCCCTTTTGAAAAAAAATCNTCTTCTTTTTCTATTTTACGCTTTTTTTCTAAATCTAATATAACGATATCTCCATCGTATCCTTTTTTTATCTTACCTTTGTTTACTTTCATTAATCTGGCAGGGTTTGCAGACAAAAGCTGAGACAACCTGTTTAAAGAAATTTCACCATTTTTAACTAATCTGGTATAACATACTGAAAAAGCCGTCTCAAGCCCAGAAATACCTGGAGCCTCATTATTTTTATCTTCTTTGGAATGAGGGGCATGGTCCGTTGCGATAATATCTACAGTTCCATCTTTTATACCTTCTATTATCTC
This genomic stretch from Petrotoga sp. 9PW.55.5.1 harbors:
- the pyrF gene encoding orotidine-5'-phosphate decarboxylase, producing MIIDRLVNEVNKKGNVCVGLDTHLGLIPDRIKKEYQELDEVLFQFNKEIIDKTADLVPVFKLQIAFYEGYGLKGLLGYKRTLEYLRSLGVITIGDVKRGDISSTAEMYAKAHFEGEFEVDFITLNPYLGFDTLTPYLKYIESGEKGVFVLLRTSNPGAKDIQYLKVSQKDEYLYYVVGDRLQELASKYKGSCGYSPIGAVVGGTHVEEAKEIRNRYKDIFFLIPGYGHQGATGKDVSLYLNDGNGGIVNSSRGIIASYKKYEDGNEKFGDYARKAVLDMKEDIESERRV